The DNA window TTTAAAAGAGGAGAATTGACTTATGAAAACATTTTCTGGTGAACTTTGGAAAAAATTTATGATTTTAATATTTATTTTTACTACAGGCTATGGCATTTTTATATATTCAATTTGGGGGTACTTTGTCAGTCAGTCTAAAAAAGACATCGTCACTACAGAAAACTTTATCATAAATGAACTTAAAGAACCTGAGCATCAGAATATAGAAGAATTTTTTAATGTGGCCCTGAAAGAAAGCCCTAAAATAAATGAACTTTACATATCGTTAAATCATAACGGGGTCGACCATAGAGAGGAAGGAACTCCTGATATAAAAATTGTAGAGGAGACAGATAAAATACAGGAAATCGGACACAAAGATTACTTTATATCAACTAAAAGAATAGAAGGCCTTAACAACGAAGAGATAGTTTTGACTATAATAAGGGGGATGGGCAGAGAAAAATATTTCATGAAAAAAATCATGATAATTTCTATTGGGATAATCTTTGTCTTCTGCGGGACTGCCTTATTTGTGTCAAAATCTTTTTACCGTGAAGTTGTTCCTCAGTTAAAAAGATTGGAAGAGGCTACAAATAAAGTGAATCTTAGTTCCTTTGAATCCGAAATTGAAAAAAATGGTTTTTTTGTTGAATTTTACAATATACTTCTTTCATATGAAAAAATGCTGAAAAGGCTGGAGGCTGAGGCTACTGCTCAGATTGATTTTGTTAACAACGCCTCCCATGAACTTAAGACCCCTATATTTATAATAGGAAGTTATGTCGACCTTTTAAGAAGATGGGGTGGAAAAGACAGAAAAGTTTCCCAGGAAGCAATCGATTCAATCTATGGCGAGGTGAAAAACATGGAGATACTAATACAAAAACTACTTTTTCTTGCAAAACAGGATAAAATAGATGTCATCAAAGAAGATGTCGAGCTAGGAGAACTAATCGAGGAGATCGTAAAAGAGATGGAAGTCATTTATCAGAATCAGGTAATAAATTATACTGGAATTTCATTTCATGTAAATTCTGACAGAGTTCTACTGAAACACCTCATAAAAAACATAGTGGACAACGCAATAGTATATGGTGGTGGGAAGGATGTCGATATTTTTCTGTGTGGAAGTTCTAATGCAATAATAAAAGTACAGGATCGTGGAGCCGGTATATCCGAGGAGGATCAGTCTAGGATTTTCGATAGATTCTACAGGGCAGAAAAGTCTAGAAACAGAAACCTAGGCGGTCACGGACTGGGATTGTCTATAGTAAGGAACATCGCAGATATTTTGAAACTTGATATATCTTTTACAAGTGAAGTAGGATCAGGAACAACTGTAGAAATAAACCTTCCTGTGAATTAAATTTTGGGTTGGAAGATAGGAAACCAAATCTATAAATTTTAAAAATAACAAGACTGAATATAATACCCATTGTATTCTCTTTATTAATGAGGCCTTTTATATTTAGATTAGCACCTACTCACATATCTGTAAGTAATACAGATTCATATAATATTTGAATTTTAAAGATACGCTTAAAGAGGGAAGTATATGAGCTTCCCTCTTTTCATTCTTTCCATAATTTATAATAGATTCCTTGAGAAAATCCACTTAGGTGTAAGGCTTTCTTGGCTTTAAGTTCTTTTCGATTTCCCTCTCAAAATAGTTTTTTATTTTAGTATTAAGAAAAGTATAGATTTAAATACTCATTTTTAAGTCAGTTAGGTTTTGAAAATTAAAGAAAATAAGTTAAAGGAAATTGTTACATAAATTAGGATATCACAAAATACCGCATCGAGAAAAACAGCCTGTCAATCTATTATGTATATAAAATCAATGGAAGTATTCATTGTATTAAATGTCTCTGTAAAAGCGGTGCTAAAATACCTAAAAGCAGCGGTTGTAAATTTCCTGTAATAATTTAAAATAAAAAAGCGAGAATTATCTCGCTTAAGTTAAACTATAAAAAACATTATAATTTGATAGTCAAATTATATTTCATACAAATCAAAATATAGGTAAGTCTGGTGCGCAGAGGGGGGAGTGCGTAACATCCCAACTTAATAATTGTAGGCCCCTACTTTAATTATATTATAAGTTATTATTACAAAAATTTCATCTGAAAATATTCTTAAAAATCTCTGATATAGAATCCCCTCTAAGGTTTGCCTTGAGTATTACCAGCTTGGTCTTATATTGCAAAGGGTTAAAACTAAACTCAAAGCCCTGTTTTTTCAGGGTTATTCCTTCAAACCCAAGTCTAATTTTACTTTCTTCAATTCATTTTTAACAGTTTCATTATCCACTAAATTTATATCACCGTTAACATCACTATTCAGCAGCCCTCTTTCGAAAGCTTTTAACCTCTCTGCTATAAGTTTAGCCAAAGATGGTGGAATAGTCTCAGCGGCCTTCCTGCCCAATGCTAAAAATTTTGGGACAGGTAATATCCAACCAACCAAAAATACTGCCAATGGCCAAAGCAACGCCGCATTCCCACTTAAAAAATCTAATATTTTTTCCATTTTCCCTCCTATTTATTTGCTAATTTTTCTAATAAATTTACCACAATTCCACTTTGTCTGTGCCCCTCTTCATGGAGATCCTTGTGCATTTTTGCATAAGTTTCGTGATCTTCTTTATCTAGCTTTTTTTCATGTAAAATATCAACATCTTTTTTATTTTCAGCTTTAATTTTTCCTTGTTCCCTCCAAAGATAAAGAATCGCACAACATATCAACGTCAGTACCCCGTAAAGTGGGTTTTCAAATATCCCTTGGACTAACCCAAACATCAATCTCCTCCTTTAGTATGCCATAGTTGTATTATGTTAGAAAAAGCTCTTTTTCCGCTTCTCTTCTTCTTATTAAACCTCTTAGCTTCTTTCCGTTGCTATAGATCCACCTCTCGAACTCTTTAGAGGCACCTTCAAGATCCCCAGAGTTTATTTTTCTGAGAAGAGTAGAGTTCTTAAAGTTACCTACCCCGACATTAAAAGCAAAACTCACAAGAGCCGAGAACTGATTCTCATTAAGCTCTATTTTTATATATCTGCTCATGCCTTTTTCAAAACGTCCTAATATCACGTTAAACAACTTCTCAGCTTCTTCTTTTGTGATTGTATCACCCAACCTTACCGGTGAGCCGTCTGTGTATCTTGTACATCCGTATGAGATCGTAGGCACACCTGCAGGGCACAGGTATGCTTTTAATCTGAGCTTTTCAAAATCTTTTATGAGCGTTTCCCCTTCTGCATTAGTTTTCATGCAACCACCTACCATGCTTGGTCAATATCAAAGTTGATAAGCCCTTGTTCATCTAGGCCGTTTATAAGAACTTTCATTTCCACTTCTCTTATGAATTGCGAGCTCCTAAAATCCCCTATGGCTTCATATATTTCTTCCATTCTTACGATATCGGTTATAGGGCTTTCTAGCTCACCGCTGGAATATGCCCAAAAGGCAGACTTCCCTTTCACTACTTTGTCAAGCTGCCCCCTTGCATCGGAAACATCTTGAGTTCTCCCTTTAATGATCTTTTCCTCAAATATGGTTCCCTGCTCAAGCATCTCTTCCCTTTTATCCTTCAATTGACTTTTTAAGACTTCTTTCCATTCAATTTCCTTTTCAGGGGTAAGTATATATACCTTGTTTCCGTTATCCCAAGTGTGATAATTAGAAGGCTTGTCAATATTTACTATTTCTCCGTTCTGGTATACTTCCCCTTCTCCCAAAGAAATTAATCCGGCTTCAAATTTCTCAGCCGTATTCATCTCTCTTACTATCCCATTGTCCACAGTTGGATAGCTCAGTCCCTCTCCGTAGTAGATACAGTGAGTTTCAGAATCATATTCAGGCAAATCACCCCATAGAGGAAACATTTTCTTATAATCTCCACCATATATGTTTTGAAATTCATCTTCAGTATAAGAACAATCTCTTATTTTTTTAGCGTATCCATCTATATTTTTTTCTGTTTTATGATACATATTAAAAAGTTTTTTACTCATTTTTACCCCCTTAATTTTTAGTTTTTATTCTTTGTAACTTCGTATAAAGTTTAGAGTTTATGAATTTATGATAATGCTTCAATTTCAGAAACAGATAAATAATCATTGAAAAATCTTAAATATTTCAATTTGCTCTTGAAAGTTAGTGATGAATAATTAGCGCTTAATATTTTAGAAAAACTAAACGAGCCTGAAAGTTTTGGCCACGTTTTGACTAGTGTTTTATTCACATACAGATATAAAGTTGTTGCATTTTGTGTGAAAACATAGTGGTTTATTTGTGTTTTATCATAACTAGGTATTTCGGAGGCAATTTCAGAAAACTGAACTTCTCTCGTAACACTATCTACAGTAAGCTTTATGCTTGTCGAGTTGGATGCTCCGAATGACAAGAAGTTTTCTGCTTGATTTTGTCCGAACAAAATTTCTGCCATTGTTCCATCATATGATGCCCCGAACGAAATTGAAATATTATCATCAAAATCTAACGTTTTTGAAGTTGTCAACTTCAAGTATGTTTCATCATTTGAAGCCGTTTGTTTCACATACTCATCAGAAGGACTTTCGTAATCAGTCCCTACCCATGAAAAATTATTTCCGGATTTGTAATCTATTAAATCTGTATCAGATGTCAAATGCCAATCGTTTACCAGTTTTTCTCTAGCGGTTACAATAGCTACATATTTGTCTGCGTATCTAGTTCCCATTGTTACTAGACCATCATGATTGAAGTGCAAGTTATCTTCTAACTTTTCAGATTGATCACATTCTATGAATGAGTTTTTTAGCAAATAGTCATAAGAAAAAGTTTCTAGTTGTGTATTCATTTCGCCACGATAGTCCAAAAGTTCTCCTGTGATAAATGGCGTGTCATTATCACAATAAGCCTCTCCTCTATAATCAGATATAACCGATAGAAGCTTGTTCAAATATGTTGCTCCGTCCATTTGGTAATCGGCTTCTCCTTGATGCCACAGTATACCAGCTATTTTGTTAGTGTAAAGATTTTGTATTACTTCTTTTATTTTTGCATCACCTATTGTCCATAATTCAGCTTTGTTATACCATCTGTCTATGCTTTGCCCACCCTGTGCAACGTGTATAATTCTAATTTTATTTTTAGGAAAGGCGTTCGCCACTGTTTGTGCAAAGTATATGCCAAGTGAATCTTGTTCGGTTTCGGCTGGATTTGGCGTATATGGGTGTCGCCAATTATTAGTATTCAATGTGTCCATTTCAACCCAATCATTAGCGCTCCAGCCCCAGGCTTTTACGTTATTTGGCATAACGCTGAAAATCGGCACATCTCTTCCCGCCATGTTAGATTGACCTGTTAGAAGAAACACAAGTTCATCATCAGGCATTACGAAACTTCCACCTGTTATAAGTGCATTTATTAGTGTGTTGAAGTCAGCTACTAATCCGACAACATCAGTTGCAGAACTTTCAGTTAGTTTTTTTAATTTAAAACCTAACTCCTCTGTGCCTTCCGATAAATTCTCTAATTTATCCGAAGTTACCTTCTGAGAAAATAACTCAAAATCACTCGTAGGATTTGCAACTGCTACAGATCCAGCTTGACTGATACATTTATAATACTTACCTGTATTTTTATCCTCCCTGATATCTCCAAATGCTGAAGCAGTTGTCTGTATGAAAGGTGGCCTTGTAGACTCTCCATGCAAAAGATTGAATATCATCTGCTTTATGCCTCTTCCTACTTTAGTAATCATCCAGTTACCACCTCTGCTTCTACTCCGTCTTTATCTCCTCTAACATACATGTAAGACCCGTCATTATCGAACTGTAATGAATCTCCAGGAGCTATAACCATTCCTTTTGTAAGTTTGTATGGCTTAGTATCTGTTTCTACAAAAGCTGCATATAAAATATCGTGAGTTGATCTGTTCTGAACTATAGCTATGCCATTGGTCCCAGGAGTTATTTTTTCAAAATGATCTGTGAATTTTTTTGACTCTGTTTTCATGAATTACCTCCCTATTTTTAATAAAGTTTTAAATTTTATCCAATCTTTCCTATACCTATTATCTTAGTCAGCGTAGTGCCACTAGATCTTCCTGTTACGTTAATCTCGTTTTTATTAGTTTCTCTAAAATAACCCGTCACATAATCATCATTAAAATTATATAAGCACGATTCCCCAACTTGATGTTGTGTTGAGGTGTCAGAAGCAGTAATCAAAGAAGTTCTGAAACGATTATGTGTTTCATTTCCATATGTAGTATCATATCCAGCGATTACTATCTCTTTATAATTGTTCCAGTTATCATTTAAAGTTAAAACTCCTGTAGTCTGCCATGTGCCTTCGTAAAGTACTACTTCTTTAAAATTTTCGGTAGATAAAGTTTCTAATTTCTTTGCATTTTCCCAAACTGAAATTTTTTCAAAATCGCTTGTTGGATTTGCCACTGCAGCCGATCCAGTTTCATTTGTGCAGATATACATCTTACCCGTGATGCTATCTAATCTCACGTCTAAGTAATTTGATGAATTATCTTGCATTGTAGGGATGTCTGTTGTGTTGTTGTGCCTAGTTATATTCCTAAATCCTTCAGAAGAGACTATATTATCGGCATTTTCTTTCATCTGATTATCTATTTTTTCATAGTTCTCCTCCCAAATAGCTAGAATATCAGCCCCGCCTGAGGGCTCTGGGATAGGTATTGCAAGTTCATAATTTGTTGTAACTTTATCTATGTCCACCCTGCTAGCAGGGTCTGGCTTATATCCCATCTAATCAACTCCTTTTATATTTCAAATCTAGTAAATTTGTATAAGAAAATCCTAGTAATTCTGTATACGAGTAATCTATTACATATTCTACGTCAGCTACTTCTAAATTCACTCCAACAGCTCTTAAAGGTTGTAGATCTTCTTGAACTTGTGCTGTAACTGCAGAATCTGGAAGAGTTATTACTAATCTTGTATTTGCTGTTTCTCTTATTTTTACTTGATTTTCTGTATATCCATAATAAAAATTAATAAAATCATAATACTCTTGCTGTGTTCCGAAAAAATCTCTAGCTCCAAATTCAAAAGTAATTTTTTTTATGAGATCAGAGTCATTATTGCCTTTCCGGAGTATGCCAAAGTTAGCGGCAAAAACTGTCAAAGGTGCTCCTGTAAGCTGTTTATAATCTTTGAATTTAGACAGTTCACACCATAATTCTTTTTTATTTTCATACTGAGTTTCTGTCATTTCAAACAGTTTTTTAATGTATATAGCATTGTCATATATATGAGGTTTTAAGCTTTGTGCCATCAGTTTACACCTCCTATACGGTCACATTAATGACAACATTTGAGATTAATAACCTTGCTATCTCCGTAGAAGCCAGGGAATAATCAGTGGTCGCCATTGGCGGATCTACCCCATCCAGTTTTATAGTCAGAGACTTTATCCCTTGTCCGTTTCTGTATGTCTCCCCTATGAGGTTATACAGATAGACGGTCCCTCCTATGTCCACAGACTCAATATGATCAACTATAGCCTGCTTGATTGTGTTCTCATTTAAAGTATCCCAGGTCCCATCTTCTGTAACATTAATCTCGAGATATAAATCCACTATAGTAGGCCTAGTAATCCCTACTGTGATGTCATCAAAATTTTCTGTAACTGCCCCATGAGAAGTTATCCCTAGGACCTTATAATCAAATACTGCTTGCAAAATGTTAGCGTCAGTGTCTCCAACTGCATAGACCTCATAAGAATGTGGAGGCCTTCCTGCTGCATCTGTTATATCTGAATAATTTTCTTTGACTATGCACTTTTCAGCATCGGTATTATCCAGAATGTACTGAGCTACTCCTGACTTAGAAAACAAGCTTTTATTATCTATGTCTGCCAGATATCTTGTCCTTAGCTCTGTATTTGTTTCAACATCTGTACCGCCTGCAGTTGCAGAACTGTTAGTTATACTTGAGACTCCAGTTATAACTTCAACTTGTTCCGTTATTCTTCCAATTTCTACATTACCGTCACTCCCTGCCTCACTGGCTTTGACTTCTAATTCAAGAATCCCAGTTGCACCTATAGTCTGACTTATCGTGTTTGTAGTCAAAAACCCAATTTTATCAGGAGTTTCAACAGACCAGAAAGCAGGAATTACCGTTCCTTCATCTGCCATCACAGTTATTTTCCCGGTACTGTATTTTTCTCCTTGTCTGATTATCTTTCTCCACAGTACGAATTTTTCAAGCTCAGTTCCCACAGCCGTGTAAACATTCATATTGTTATAATGAGAAAGAGCCTCCTCGTTTGCCTCATACTCCTTTTGAGCATTATATTTTATAAGAGGTATCAAAGGATTGCTGTCTGTATCTCTCAAGGCCGGGTATATACTTCTAAAGTCTGCTATTTTATTAGCATATATGGTTTCATAACTTTCTATTTCAAATCCATTTTCTGTTAATCCACTAGCCAATTGTTATCACCTCCGTGGAATTATTTATAACAATCTCTACGTCTATAGCATTAGTCCCTGTAAATTCGATACTGTTTATACTGGTAACCTCTGAATATTTATTTATTACTCTTTTGATCTCATTTTTAATATCTGTTTCGGTAGATTTATTCTGAAGTATTCCAGTGCCTGCCTCATTTACCCAAGAAGTCCCGTAGTAAGTATTCAAGAGCCATTGTTCTTTGTTCTGCTCTAGCTCCAGCCTGATAGCCTGTACTACTTCTGAGTTTCCATCTATGACTTGCAAAACTCCATCTACAAAAACCAAATCATTATTGCTGTCTACTTTATAGCTCTCAGACATGTTTCCCCTCCTATTGCGGCTTATCCGTCACTCTATCGAGCGGAGTATCGTGAGTGTATTTATGTGTATGCTCTACAAGGCTTATCCCACCGCCGATGCAGTCTGCAGAAGCTGTAAGAATTCCATTTACCTGAACATCGTTGTCAAAGGTAGTTTTTCCGCTGCCTGCCTTTAAATATATGTCCCCATTACCTTTTATTGCTATGATGGTGCCATTAGTATTTTCAAGAAGAATATCTTCGGAATAGGAACTATTCAGAACTTCACTATCCAGTTTTATCCCTCTTATGATGTAAGAGCCGTTAAAGGAAAATTTTTCATCTGAATTTATAACAGTTGGTTTCCCAGACTGTAGTAGGTTGTCATATGCATACTTGGAAAATCCTACCCATACAAAGTCCCCTTTTTTTCGAGGTGTTCTAAATTTCCAATTTCCAAATTTATTGTAATCTAGCATCACATCAACTAATGGTGGGAACGTACATATTTCCCCATTAAACTCAAATTTCGCCAATATTTCACAAGTGCAGTATCCATTTGTTAAGTCCACACTTGATATCTTAGCAGGTAGTGATGTCTGAATATCTTCCGCGAGTTCATCTTTCAAATTTTCCAATATCTCAGAGAAGATTATTCTAGGATCTGAACTCATTACACCACCTCCAAAACTGAAAATATACTGAAATCGTCTGTCCCTTTTGCAGTATAGGAGCATTCCTTTACCCTGTATTTGCCGGTATAATATTTGTCCGTCACGTTAATAATAATATCCTCGACTATCTCCGGGATCATTAATGTCTGCATACTAAATCCTTTTTCAGCCGGTTCTATTTTTAAAAGCCCTCTATATCCGTCTATACCCATTGACTTTGTATACTCTTTGCTAGAATTTTTAAAATAAACCTTGGTGCTGTCATAGAAAAATTTACTCCCGGTATCTTTTGCCAATACCTGGAATGCTTTTTTTAGACTGCATGAAAAAGTTTTTCCTTTTGGGTACTGCTTATCATTTACCAGATCCAGGATTCCAATCTCAAGATGTGAATTATTCACTAAGGCATTTATGATCTCACTCGCTTTTGAATTTTTGTTGAAAGTCATGTCTACCCGTGTGTAGAGCATAAGTTCATTATTTTGTGTGGCCTTTATTTCAGTTGTAACCCCGTTGTCTTCATCGTAACTTCGTACAGTATCCACTACACCGTTAAAAATGACCTTAGAAAAGTCTTTATATCCTGCCTCTATAGATACGGCTAGCCCTTTAGATATTCCATTGATATTATCTTGAGAAAGATTATATATCTTGATTGCAGCTATATTTGAAGTAGAATTATTTGTTCTGCCTACCTCAAAATCGATATCTATTTTGTCAAAGGAGAAAAGAGTCTCCCCTATAGTTACCTCTCTTATTTGTTTATACAGCCTCATTTTAGCCCCCTCATATCAAGAAAAGCTTATAATCTTTATTGATGTTATCCGCTGTTATGAGATCCGCTTCCCTGGCACTATCATTTGTTTTTACAAAAATTAACTGCTTGTCAAAATCCATCTTGGTCTTATTCAAAACGAAATAATCTATAGACGGCAGTACCCTTGTATAAGACAGTAAAACTTCTCTCTCAGAATTCATAATTTTCATGTAGAGGTACCCGTCAAAATTATTATATATGAAAGACAATACAAGCTCTAAACCATCAGCGGATAGCTCTATTTCATTTTCTTTTGTGGTTATATCTGTCAGTTTAAAATTTATGTTTGTCATCTCCCGCCTCCTATAGTTTTACCCCAGCCATCATATACTTTTTTTTTCTCCTCCGCTGTGGCCTCTACATTGGTTGCAGTTGTGGTTTTTTTTGTACTGCTTGTTACCTTTGCAGCTTTATAGTCCACCACTACAGTAGAAGAATTAAAAGTAGATGTTTCTATTTTTCTGAGAGTGATATCATATCTGAAAGAATTTTCAGCCTGATAATTTTCAGATTCTCTCAAATCCTCTATTACAACATCTGAGTATTCATCACGACTCGAATAATAGAATGCTACAGGGTCTCCTGCATCATACAGGCTTATAAGGGCCTCCCTGTTGGATAGATAATTGATAGAATTATCCAGGACGCTTATGTTGATTATCAGAGGTTCGGATTTTGCATGATCCGCTATATTGAAGCCTTCTGCAGTTCTCCTGTTTGTAACAGACTTTCTCCTACTTATATCTTTAGAAGAAATAATATCAAGCTCAATATTCTCGATTTTACTTTTAGTTTTTTTGTTAGGGTTCAAGTTTGAAAGTAGATTTGAAACGCCTTCTTTTATATCATCTATAGAAGCCATTATCTACCACGTCCTTTACTAAGCAGATAAAGACTTTCTGCAAGTTCAGAGTTCTTTTTATCTACGATTTTCTCTATTCCGTTAATGTCTGTAGCTTGCGTTATGTATATATTCCCCTGAGTTACGCTCACAGGAGACAAAGG is part of the uncultured Ilyobacter sp. genome and encodes:
- a CDS encoding ATP-binding protein produces the protein MKTFSGELWKKFMILIFIFTTGYGIFIYSIWGYFVSQSKKDIVTTENFIINELKEPEHQNIEEFFNVALKESPKINELYISLNHNGVDHREEGTPDIKIVEETDKIQEIGHKDYFISTKRIEGLNNEEIVLTIIRGMGREKYFMKKIMIISIGIIFVFCGTALFVSKSFYREVVPQLKRLEEATNKVNLSSFESEIEKNGFFVEFYNILLSYEKMLKRLEAEATAQIDFVNNASHELKTPIFIIGSYVDLLRRWGGKDRKVSQEAIDSIYGEVKNMEILIQKLLFLAKQDKIDVIKEDVELGELIEEIVKEMEVIYQNQVINYTGISFHVNSDRVLLKHLIKNIVDNAIVYGGGKDVDIFLCGSSNAIIKVQDRGAGISEEDQSRIFDRFYRAEKSRNRNLGGHGLGLSIVRNIADILKLDISFTSEVGSGTTVEINLPVN
- a CDS encoding lysozyme, which produces MKTNAEGETLIKDFEKLRLKAYLCPAGVPTISYGCTRYTDGSPVRLGDTITKEEAEKLFNVILGRFEKGMSRYIKIELNENQFSALVSFAFNVGVGNFKNSTLLRKINSGDLEGASKEFERWIYSNGKKLRGLIRRREAEKELFLT
- a CDS encoding sialate O-acetylesterase, which produces MITKVGRGIKQMIFNLLHGESTRPPFIQTTASAFGDIREDKNTGKYYKCISQAGSVAVANPTSDFELFSQKVTSDKLENLSEGTEELGFKLKKLTESSATDVVGLVADFNTLINALITGGSFVMPDDELVFLLTGQSNMAGRDVPIFSVMPNNVKAWGWSANDWVEMDTLNTNNWRHPYTPNPAETEQDSLGIYFAQTVANAFPKNKIRIIHVAQGGQSIDRWYNKAELWTIGDAKIKEVIQNLYTNKIAGILWHQGEADYQMDGATYLNKLLSVISDYRGEAYCDNDTPFITGELLDYRGEMNTQLETFSYDYLLKNSFIECDQSEKLEDNLHFNHDGLVTMGTRYADKYVAIVTAREKLVNDWHLTSDTDLIDYKSGNNFSWVGTDYESPSDEYVKQTASNDETYLKLTTSKTLDFDDNISISFGASYDGTMAEILFGQNQAENFLSFGASNSTSIKLTVDSVTREVQFSEIASEIPSYDKTQINHYVFTQNATTLYLYVNKTLVKTWPKLSGSFSFSKILSANYSSLTFKSKLKYLRFFNDYLSVSEIEALS
- a CDS encoding baseplate J/gp47 family protein; this translates as MASGLTENGFEIESYETIYANKIADFRSIYPALRDTDSNPLIPLIKYNAQKEYEANEEALSHYNNMNVYTAVGTELEKFVLWRKIIRQGEKYSTGKITVMADEGTVIPAFWSVETPDKIGFLTTNTISQTIGATGILELEVKASEAGSDGNVEIGRITEQVEVITGVSSITNSSATAGGTDVETNTELRTRYLADIDNKSLFSKSGVAQYILDNTDAEKCIVKENYSDITDAAGRPPHSYEVYAVGDTDANILQAVFDYKVLGITSHGAVTENFDDITVGITRPTIVDLYLEINVTEDGTWDTLNENTIKQAIVDHIESVDIGGTVYLYNLIGETYRNGQGIKSLTIKLDGVDPPMATTDYSLASTEIARLLISNVVINVTV
- a CDS encoding Gp138 family membrane-puncturing spike protein, producing the protein MSSDPRIIFSEILENLKDELAEDIQTSLPAKISSVDLTNGYCTCEILAKFEFNGEICTFPPLVDVMLDYNKFGNWKFRTPRKKGDFVWVGFSKYAYDNLLQSGKPTVINSDEKFSFNGSYIIRGIKLDSEVLNSSYSEDILLENTNGTIIAIKGNGDIYLKAGSGKTTFDNDVQVNGILTASADCIGGGISLVEHTHKYTHDTPLDRVTDKPQ
- a CDS encoding phage baseplate protein, with product MASIDDIKEGVSNLLSNLNPNKKTKSKIENIELDIISSKDISRRKSVTNRRTAEGFNIADHAKSEPLIINISVLDNSINYLSNREALISLYDAGDPVAFYYSSRDEYSDVVIEDLRESENYQAENSFRYDITLRKIETSTFNSSTVVVDYKAAKVTSSTKKTTTATNVEATAEEKKKVYDGWGKTIGGGR